One window of the Flavobacteriaceae bacterium YJPT1-3 genome contains the following:
- a CDS encoding ligase-associated DNA damage response exonuclease produces MKKPLLEFTKKGIYCPPAKVYLDPWKPVDKALITHGHADHSRWGHKQYITQEDNVPLIKHRLGDIEVSGVRFRESITINNVKFSFHPAGHIIGSSQIRVEHQGEVWVFSGDYKTEDDGVSTPYEPVRCDTFITECTFGLPAFKWIPQQHVFDDINAWWAQNQSEGKTSILFGYSLGKAQRLLRYLDTSIGKIYTHGAIENMTEVVRQRWDMPTTERITRDTKKEDIRGHIVVAPPSAHGGTWIRKMVPYVTASASGWMTFRGARRRRAIDRGFVLSDHCDWQGLLDSIKATGAEKVICTHGYTDIFSRYLRQIGYDARTESTQYEGELSELENKKEEAEA; encoded by the coding sequence GTGAAAAAGCCACTCTTAGAATTTACCAAAAAAGGCATTTACTGTCCTCCCGCAAAGGTCTACTTAGACCCCTGGAAACCGGTGGATAAGGCCCTGATTACCCACGGTCATGCAGACCACAGCCGATGGGGGCATAAACAATACATCACTCAGGAAGACAATGTTCCTTTGATCAAGCATCGCCTGGGCGACATTGAAGTATCTGGAGTACGCTTTCGCGAAAGCATTACCATCAACAACGTCAAATTCAGTTTTCATCCTGCGGGTCATATCATAGGAAGTAGCCAGATTCGCGTGGAGCACCAAGGCGAAGTTTGGGTGTTCTCCGGCGACTACAAGACCGAAGATGATGGCGTGTCCACCCCTTACGAACCGGTCAGGTGTGACACCTTTATTACCGAATGCACTTTTGGACTTCCTGCCTTCAAATGGATCCCTCAACAACACGTATTTGATGACATCAACGCCTGGTGGGCCCAGAATCAATCGGAAGGAAAAACCTCCATACTGTTTGGCTATAGCCTGGGTAAGGCGCAGCGACTGTTGCGTTATCTGGACACCAGCATAGGCAAGATCTACACCCATGGAGCCATCGAAAATATGACTGAAGTGGTTCGGCAACGCTGGGACATGCCAACTACCGAACGCATTACCCGGGATACTAAAAAAGAAGATATACGAGGTCATATCGTAGTCGCACCTCCTAGCGCTCATGGCGGCACCTGGATTCGCAAAATGGTGCCTTACGTGACCGCAAGTGCCAGTGGCTGGATGACCTTTAGAGGCGCCCGCAGACGACGAGCCATTGATCGCGGCTTTGTATTGAGTGACCATTGCGACTGGCAGGGCTTGCTGGACAGCATCAAGGCTACCGGAGCGGAGAAAGTCATTTGCACCCACGGGTATACGGATATTTTCTCGCGCTATTTGAGGCAAATTGGTTACGATGCCCGGACCGAAAGCACGCAGTACGAAGGGGAGTTGAGCGAATTGGAAAACAAAAAAGAAGAGGCTGAGGCATGA
- a CDS encoding TerB family tellurite resistance protein — protein MNTDLYDNDFVRRNEDHFAAIVKVAMMDGEISEEEKQFLDRLAQNLSISEEEYAEILKDYMKHPINPPYTYDHRLERLYDLSRMVHLDPHFVKQKEAMLGRMAIGLGFNPANAPYVVDKALKLVDQGVSLEVFTEEIKHMNR, from the coding sequence GTGAATACCGATTTATACGATAATGACTTTGTGCGCCGAAATGAAGATCATTTTGCGGCCATCGTTAAAGTGGCCATGATGGATGGAGAAATTTCAGAGGAAGAGAAGCAATTTTTGGACCGTCTGGCTCAGAACCTGAGCATCTCTGAAGAAGAATATGCCGAGATCCTGAAGGATTATATGAAGCACCCCATCAATCCGCCTTACACCTATGATCATCGGTTAGAGCGCTTATACGATCTTTCGCGAATGGTACATCTCGATCCTCACTTTGTGAAGCAGAAGGAGGCTATGTTGGGCAGAATGGCGATTGGATTGGGCTTCAATCCGGCCAACGCACCCTACGTGGTTGATAAAGCCTTGAAACTGGTCGATCAAGGAGTGAGTCTGGAGGTATTTACCGAAGAAATAAAGCATATGAATCGATAG
- a CDS encoding ATP-binding protein: MLDTIREEFIEDRFQVLETNFQGEVLQSDHRLVYLKKGLQLQEFHPFFFCLESIFEGDQEEVAFHCVHIELAGLERFLDIVVRPQFEEQTAVILLHDLSDHYKAAQEIKQGRNESIIDFKEAEERNRVLEVQRAFRNKFVADISHEIRTPLNSIVGFLSLLERTGLDREQIDLVNISRKAAHHLVSIVDDLLDISKIEAGKMNLENSRFDFVAMVNDVAKTYRLKCDEKRLNFHFEIDRDFPRFIVSDEKRLRQIMTNLLENAVKFTQKGQVLFRIHHKSRKTRHLPVTIEVSDTGAGIAQDAQEKIFDSFVQLDQKGFFGGSGLGLNIVKQLVDLLEGSLTLESAPSEGSTFTVNLKLAASLNQTKQKTTKKTTPMPKNGKRLRVLLAEDVEVNQFLIQKIFLDSKQFSLDLATNGERAVQLAEKFDYDLILMDLTMPVLDGIDATRILRDHKESRLRKIPIVALSGRVTEDDLEEAREAGMDDFIAKPVDPDELIPNLLQILSRRKKK; encoded by the coding sequence ATGCTTGACACCATTCGCGAAGAATTTATTGAAGATCGCTTTCAGGTCCTGGAGACCAACTTTCAGGGTGAGGTTTTACAATCTGATCACCGCCTCGTGTATTTAAAAAAAGGACTCCAACTTCAGGAGTTCCATCCCTTCTTTTTCTGCCTCGAGTCCATTTTCGAAGGGGATCAGGAAGAAGTAGCCTTTCATTGCGTCCATATCGAATTGGCAGGCCTGGAACGTTTTCTGGACATTGTAGTACGCCCTCAATTTGAAGAGCAAACCGCGGTTATCCTCCTGCACGATCTGTCTGACCACTACAAAGCCGCTCAAGAGATCAAGCAGGGACGGAATGAATCGATCATCGATTTTAAAGAAGCTGAAGAACGCAATCGTGTACTGGAAGTTCAACGCGCTTTCCGAAATAAATTTGTTGCCGATATCAGTCACGAGATCCGCACCCCACTCAACTCCATCGTAGGCTTTCTTTCCTTGCTGGAACGAACAGGCCTCGACCGGGAGCAGATCGATTTGGTGAATATTTCTCGTAAAGCGGCCCATCATTTGGTCAGTATCGTTGATGACCTGCTGGATATTTCTAAAATTGAAGCCGGAAAAATGAATTTAGAGAATAGCCGCTTTGACTTTGTGGCTATGGTCAACGATGTGGCCAAAACCTATCGATTGAAATGTGACGAGAAGCGACTTAATTTTCACTTTGAGATCGATCGTGACTTCCCTCGCTTTATCGTCAGCGACGAAAAACGCCTACGTCAGATCATGACCAATCTTTTAGAGAATGCGGTCAAGTTCACTCAGAAGGGTCAAGTGCTGTTTCGTATTCATCACAAAAGCCGAAAAACACGCCACCTTCCGGTGACCATTGAAGTGAGTGACACCGGTGCCGGGATCGCTCAGGATGCCCAGGAAAAGATCTTTGACAGTTTTGTACAGCTCGATCAAAAAGGCTTTTTCGGAGGTTCGGGCCTGGGCTTGAATATTGTCAAGCAACTGGTCGATCTTTTGGAAGGCAGCTTAACTCTAGAAAGTGCCCCGAGTGAAGGCAGCACCTTTACCGTAAACCTAAAATTGGCTGCTTCGCTCAATCAAACCAAACAAAAAACAACAAAGAAAACCACGCCTATGCCTAAAAACGGCAAACGGTTACGGGTCTTACTGGCAGAAGATGTGGAAGTCAATCAATTTCTGATTCAGAAAATATTTCTAGACAGCAAACAATTCAGTCTTGATCTGGCTACCAATGGAGAGCGTGCAGTCCAATTGGCCGAAAAATTTGACTATGATCTTATTCTTATGGATCTTACGATGCCGGTGCTTGACGGTATAGATGCTACGCGAATTTTACGTGATCATAAGGAATCGCGCTTGCGAAAGATTCCAATTGTAGCGCTCAGCGGACGGGTCACCGAAGACGATCTGGAAGAAGCTCGAGAAGCCGGTATGGACGACTTTATCGCTAAACCCGTTGATCCCGATGAACTCATTCCTAATCTGCTACAGATCTTGAGCAGACGTAAGAAAAAATAA
- a CDS encoding GTP-binding protein — MSVSKKVVLAGHFGVGKSSLMRRFVEDSFSEDYKVTIGVHIMKKPVQVEQETIHLIIWDIEGTDDIRKYRPSYLLGASGFIYVFDLSRTITYANLDSDLNYINEKFPGVPVQVVGNKLDLVDSQTAVHQLQAQQVPYNYLTSAKTGDQVSAMFRNLAAELLRHA, encoded by the coding sequence ATGAGCGTATCTAAAAAAGTGGTTTTGGCCGGACATTTTGGAGTAGGAAAATCGTCGCTCATGCGGCGCTTCGTTGAAGATTCTTTCTCTGAAGACTACAAGGTCACTATAGGAGTGCATATCATGAAGAAACCGGTGCAGGTCGAACAAGAGACCATCCATCTGATCATCTGGGATATTGAAGGGACTGATGACATTCGAAAATACCGACCGTCTTATCTTCTAGGTGCCTCTGGTTTTATCTATGTGTTCGATCTCAGCCGTACGATTACCTATGCTAACTTAGACAGCGACCTGAATTACATCAATGAAAAATTTCCGGGTGTCCCGGTGCAAGTGGTCGGGAACAAGCTCGATTTGGTGGATAGTCAAACTGCAGTCCACCAGCTCCAGGCCCAACAGGTCCCGTATAACTATCTGACCAGTGCAAAAACAGGAGACCAGGTGAGCGCTATGTTCCGTAATCTGGCCGCAGAACTCTTACGGCATGCTTGA
- a CDS encoding cell envelope biogenesis protein OmpA, whose translation MNSEERLDILKEILLTDDREFARKITRKVAQLEEQQSHLNERVEPVINAKLQDFVVEIPKTLGPTITQALRTEIRKSQDAVAEALYPILGKMIKKYVQNEIAVLQENISRQIDEKFTFVKWFQRRKKREEDALALIGDQYKPRIEQILVIEKGSGILKASYAKTRNLDPEVVSGMLTAIKSFVEDAFHHGSQNLEAITYELYTLHIQNFSKYYMVVALSGVYSATFKSDLEDVLLEFAQRVINKDDLDDPEALAYKLEKFFTDERI comes from the coding sequence ATGAACTCCGAGGAAAGACTAGATATCCTCAAAGAGATCCTGCTCACTGATGATCGGGAATTTGCGCGCAAAATTACGCGCAAAGTAGCGCAGTTGGAAGAGCAGCAAAGCCACCTCAACGAGCGGGTCGAACCGGTGATCAATGCCAAACTCCAGGATTTTGTGGTCGAGATCCCCAAAACTCTCGGCCCCACCATCACGCAGGCCTTACGTACCGAAATCCGCAAATCTCAGGACGCCGTGGCCGAAGCCCTCTATCCCATATTGGGAAAAATGATCAAAAAGTACGTCCAGAATGAGATCGCTGTACTGCAAGAAAATATTTCCAGACAAATTGATGAAAAGTTCACTTTCGTGAAATGGTTCCAGCGTCGAAAAAAGCGGGAAGAAGATGCTCTGGCCCTCATTGGCGATCAGTACAAGCCACGCATAGAGCAAATTCTGGTCATTGAAAAAGGCTCCGGCATCCTTAAGGCTTCTTACGCCAAGACCCGTAATCTGGATCCTGAGGTGGTCTCGGGTATGCTGACTGCGATCAAAAGTTTTGTGGAAGACGCCTTTCATCACGGAAGTCAGAATTTGGAAGCGATCACCTACGAATTGTACACCTTACATATTCAAAACTTTTCTAAATATTATATGGTAGTCGCCTTGTCTGGGGTGTACAGTGCTACCTTTAAAAGTGATTTGGAAGACGTCTTGTTGGAATTTGCACAGCGGGTGATCAACAAAGATGATCTGGATGACCCAGAAGCTTTAGCCTATAAATTAGAAAAATTCTTTACCGATGAGCGTATCTAA
- a CDS encoding fructose 1,6-bisphosphatase, giving the protein MAKKVNGEAKATLNDPASKIEVIKNLIFGDNMAAYESEFDALKKDLEAKRQELLDFVEDTRKELDTAIDNLSTDINIRVSDLESATQERADALEEHKVDKATLGNLLVNLGEKIKNK; this is encoded by the coding sequence ATGGCAAAAAAAGTAAACGGGGAAGCGAAGGCTACGCTTAACGATCCTGCATCAAAAATAGAGGTCATCAAAAATCTGATTTTTGGTGATAACATGGCCGCCTACGAAAGCGAGTTTGACGCGTTGAAAAAAGATTTGGAAGCCAAGCGTCAGGAATTACTCGATTTTGTGGAAGACACGCGTAAAGAGCTTGATACCGCCATAGATAATCTCAGTACGGATATCAATATTCGCGTTTCTGATCTAGAAAGTGCTACTCAGGAACGAGCAGACGCGCTGGAGGAACATAAAGTTGATAAAGCGACGCTCGGAAATCTTTTGGTCAATCTGGGCGAGAAAATCAAGAACAAATAA
- the fbp gene encoding class 1 fructose-bisphosphatase, whose protein sequence is MPRRNQTLGEFIIENQNSFQYTSGELSRLINSIRLAAKVVNHLVNKAGLVDILGQAGDQNIQGEDQQKLDVLANDKFIQTLTNREIVCGIASEENDDFITIEGHNEDHQNKYVVLIDPLDGSSNIDVNVSVGTIFSIYRRKTPSGTPVTLDDFLQPGHQQVAAGYIIYGTSTMLVYTTGDGVNGFTLNPAIGTFYLSHPNMQFPEKGSIYSVNEGNYNHFPDGVKQYIKYCQEETEDRPYTSRYIGSLVSDIHRNMIKGGIYIYPKSTRNAAGKLRLLYECNPMAFLTEQAGGKASDGYRRILDIQPTELHQRVPFFCGSKKMVEKAEEFMKATVGTPSP, encoded by the coding sequence ATGCCCAGACGCAACCAAACTCTAGGAGAGTTTATTATCGAAAATCAAAATTCGTTTCAGTACACCTCCGGAGAACTCTCTCGCCTGATCAATTCCATCCGACTGGCGGCCAAGGTGGTGAATCATCTGGTCAATAAGGCCGGATTGGTGGATATATTGGGACAGGCGGGCGACCAAAACATCCAGGGAGAAGATCAGCAAAAACTGGATGTACTGGCCAACGATAAGTTTATTCAAACCCTCACCAATAGAGAGATCGTCTGCGGTATTGCCAGTGAGGAGAACGACGATTTCATCACCATTGAAGGGCACAATGAAGACCATCAGAATAAATATGTGGTGCTCATCGATCCACTGGACGGTTCGTCTAACATTGACGTTAATGTCTCCGTTGGAACTATTTTTAGTATCTACAGGCGTAAAACGCCGTCGGGAACCCCGGTGACCCTGGATGATTTTCTGCAGCCGGGCCATCAGCAGGTAGCTGCCGGATACATCATTTACGGAACCTCCACCATGCTTGTTTACACGACCGGTGATGGGGTTAACGGATTCACGCTCAATCCGGCCATTGGTACCTTCTATCTTTCACATCCTAACATGCAGTTTCCCGAAAAAGGCTCCATTTACTCCGTCAATGAAGGAAATTATAACCATTTTCCGGACGGGGTCAAGCAATACATCAAATATTGCCAGGAGGAAACGGAGGACCGTCCATACACTTCCCGTTATATAGGTTCGTTGGTGTCTGATATTCATCGCAACATGATCAAAGGAGGCATTTATATCTATCCCAAAAGCACACGCAATGCCGCTGGGAAATTGCGTTTGCTCTACGAATGCAACCCCATGGCTTTCCTAACGGAACAGGCAGGAGGCAAGGCCAGTGACGGATACCGACGTATTCTGGACATACAACCTACAGAATTGCATCAACGTGTCCCGTTCTTCTGTGGAAGTAAAAAAATGGTCGAAAAAGCCGAGGAATTTATGAAAGCTACTGTAGGAACTCCCTCACCCTAA
- a CDS encoding GNAT family N-acetyltransferase, which translates to MKIHVRYARQEDMSRVLELIHALAHYEKEPGAVAITTDDLIRDGFGKVPLFQCFVAEYDGQIEGMALIYFRYSTWKGKTVHLEDLIVSEDMRGKGLGTALYELVMRFAHQEGVKRVEWVVLDWNTPAINFYKKSGAHILADWKLVQMDESGLNAFVAKLE; encoded by the coding sequence ATGAAGATACACGTACGCTACGCCCGACAAGAAGACATGTCACGGGTTCTTGAACTCATTCACGCTCTTGCTCACTACGAAAAGGAGCCCGGAGCCGTAGCCATCACCACCGATGATCTGATTCGCGACGGTTTTGGGAAAGTGCCTTTATTCCAGTGCTTTGTTGCTGAATACGACGGGCAAATCGAGGGTATGGCCCTGATTTACTTTCGCTATTCTACCTGGAAGGGCAAGACGGTGCATTTGGAAGACCTGATCGTTAGCGAAGATATGCGCGGTAAAGGCCTGGGTACGGCACTGTACGAGCTAGTCATGCGCTTTGCCCATCAAGAAGGAGTAAAAAGAGTGGAATGGGTGGTTTTAGATTGGAATACACCGGCAATTAATTTTTACAAGAAGTCTGGAGCGCATATTTTAGCCGACTGGAAACTTGTCCAAATGGACGAATCAGGCTTAAACGCTTTTGTGGCAAAGCTTGAATAA
- a CDS encoding aspartate kinase — translation MDIFKFGGASVKDAAGVKNVVRVLNLTGAKEKVVVVSAMGKTTNALEGIIHHYFNSKHQLPAAIQQLEDDHLQIVDQLFPKGHSIFERLKGLFAELKGFLAWNKSPNYDFVYDQVVCYGELLSTAIVSAYLEHEQLKNTWLDARDLIKTDTSHRDAQVDWELTKSRISAAIDKKGLTITQGFIGSEPNNFSTTLGREGSDYTAAIFAYCLDANQVTIWKDVAGVLNGDPRVFENTQLLHQISYEEAIELAFYGASVIHPKTLQPLQRKEIPLFVKSFLKPEDQGTAVSKGQRLVPEVPCFIVKKEQVLISLSSLDFSFMVEDNIAEVFQLLSKYKMKVDLIQNSAISFSVCVNNKFNNLEVLVNTLKAKFKVSVTPNVSLYTIRHFDAQALQSIEKQKKVLLKQVTQATVQLVAAEQGG, via the coding sequence ATGGATATTTTTAAATTTGGAGGGGCCTCTGTCAAAGATGCCGCTGGCGTAAAAAATGTAGTGCGTGTTTTAAACCTCACCGGAGCCAAGGAAAAAGTGGTTGTGGTATCGGCTATGGGGAAGACGACCAACGCTTTGGAAGGCATTATTCATCATTACTTCAACAGCAAACATCAGCTTCCGGCAGCCATTCAGCAACTGGAAGATGATCATCTCCAGATCGTAGACCAACTTTTTCCTAAAGGACATTCCATTTTTGAACGGCTTAAAGGCCTGTTTGCGGAACTCAAGGGATTTCTCGCCTGGAACAAATCGCCTAATTATGATTTTGTTTACGATCAGGTGGTCTGTTATGGAGAACTATTGAGCACGGCCATCGTAAGTGCCTATTTGGAGCACGAGCAATTAAAGAACACCTGGCTGGATGCCCGGGATTTGATCAAAACCGATACCAGTCATCGCGACGCCCAAGTAGACTGGGAATTAACCAAGAGTCGCATCAGCGCTGCCATTGATAAAAAAGGGCTCACCATCACCCAGGGGTTCATCGGCTCTGAGCCCAATAATTTTTCCACCACCTTAGGTCGTGAGGGTAGTGATTACACGGCGGCGATCTTCGCCTACTGTCTGGATGCCAATCAAGTCACCATTTGGAAAGATGTAGCCGGAGTACTTAACGGAGACCCCCGGGTGTTCGAGAATACACAGCTCTTGCATCAGATCTCTTACGAAGAAGCGATAGAACTGGCTTTCTATGGCGCCTCGGTTATTCATCCTAAAACGCTGCAACCCTTGCAGCGTAAAGAAATACCCTTGTTCGTCAAGTCTTTCCTCAAACCCGAAGATCAGGGAACCGCGGTGAGCAAAGGGCAACGATTGGTCCCGGAAGTGCCTTGTTTTATCGTGAAAAAGGAGCAGGTATTGATCTCGCTGTCGTCTTTGGACTTTTCGTTTATGGTGGAAGACAACATTGCTGAGGTATTCCAATTGCTGAGTAAGTACAAAATGAAAGTAGATCTGATCCAGAACTCGGCGATCAGCTTCTCGGTCTGCGTCAACAATAAATTCAACAATTTGGAGGTCCTGGTCAACACCTTGAAAGCTAAATTTAAAGTCTCTGTGACTCCCAATGTATCGCTGTATACCATTCGTCACTTTGACGCCCAAGCCTTACAGTCGATTGAAAAGCAGAAAAAAGTATTGTTAAAACAAGTCACACAGGCCACGGTTCAACTGGTGGCTGCAGAACAGGGTGGCTAG
- a CDS encoding lysophospholipid acyltransferase family protein, with protein MGLVTAKEVSKAINVDGLGPIGTFLGWSLMRVLKIHKANKIYDKHKHLEGLEFLNALLDEFEIRFEIPEEDLKRLPKSGSYITISNHPLGGIDGILLLKLMLEQRTDFKIIANFLLHRIEPLKPFVMPVNPFETRKDAKSSLMGFKQAIQHLRDDHPLGIFPAGEVSTYRDDKLIIDRPWEPAAMKLIKKAEVPVVPIYFHAKNSRLFYKLSQLSETLRTAKLPSELLTQKNRVIKVRIGNPISVAVQNEHESLDDFTEFLRTKTYMLAKTFEKKRLIEKLPTSLKPPAAPKKIITSVSSDLLKTEIEQLRAKERRLLQSKNYEVFLAPAEEMPNILKEIGRLREITFREVGEGTNEAIDLDQFDTYYHHMFLWDEDAQCLAGAYRMGLGKEIYEKYGINGFYLQDLFRFEPELHKMMSESIEMGRAFIIKEYQQKPMPLFLLWKGIVHTTLRYPEHKYLIGGVSISNQFSNFSKSLMIEFMKSHYYDPYVAQYIRPKKEFKVKLKDADKEFVFDESEADLNKFDRLIEEMEPGNLRLPVLIKKYIKQNAKVVAFNVDPLFNNSVDGLMYIRIADLPEDTVKPVMEEFQAELEQKYGLKAQDQEKE; from the coding sequence ATGGGATTAGTTACCGCAAAGGAAGTTTCAAAGGCCATTAATGTAGATGGCCTGGGCCCGATAGGGACCTTCCTGGGTTGGAGTTTGATGCGCGTACTAAAGATCCATAAGGCCAATAAAATTTATGACAAGCACAAGCATCTGGAGGGTCTTGAATTCCTGAATGCCTTGCTTGACGAATTTGAAATCCGTTTTGAAATCCCGGAGGAAGATCTGAAGCGCCTTCCAAAATCTGGCAGTTACATCACCATTTCCAATCATCCGTTGGGCGGAATTGACGGTATTCTTTTGCTTAAGCTCATGTTGGAACAACGGACCGATTTTAAGATCATCGCCAACTTTCTCCTGCATCGCATCGAGCCTCTGAAACCCTTTGTGATGCCGGTCAATCCTTTTGAAACCCGAAAAGATGCCAAGTCGAGTCTAATGGGCTTTAAGCAGGCCATTCAACACCTACGTGATGATCATCCGCTGGGTATATTCCCCGCGGGAGAGGTGTCAACCTACCGGGATGATAAACTGATCATCGACCGACCCTGGGAACCGGCAGCCATGAAATTGATCAAAAAGGCGGAAGTGCCCGTGGTTCCCATTTATTTTCATGCCAAGAATAGCCGACTTTTCTATAAGTTGTCACAGTTGAGTGAAACCCTGCGTACGGCCAAGCTACCCTCTGAACTACTGACACAAAAGAACAGGGTCATCAAGGTGCGTATTGGTAATCCCATCAGTGTAGCGGTTCAAAACGAACACGAGTCTCTGGATGATTTTACGGAGTTTTTGCGAACCAAAACCTATATGCTCGCTAAAACTTTTGAAAAGAAACGCCTGATCGAAAAACTGCCCACTTCCCTCAAGCCTCCGGCGGCTCCAAAAAAGATCATCACCTCGGTGAGCAGCGATCTCCTGAAAACAGAGATCGAACAATTACGCGCCAAAGAGCGCCGCCTGCTACAAAGCAAGAACTACGAGGTGTTTCTGGCTCCGGCAGAGGAGATGCCCAATATATTGAAGGAAATCGGCCGGTTGCGGGAAATCACCTTCCGGGAAGTGGGTGAAGGGACCAACGAGGCGATCGATCTGGACCAGTTTGACACCTATTACCATCATATGTTCCTGTGGGACGAAGATGCCCAATGCCTGGCGGGGGCCTACCGCATGGGATTAGGAAAGGAGATCTACGAAAAGTACGGGATCAACGGATTCTATCTGCAGGACCTCTTTCGCTTTGAACCGGAATTGCACAAAATGATGAGCGAGTCGATTGAAATGGGACGTGCCTTCATCATTAAAGAATATCAACAAAAACCCATGCCTTTGTTCCTGCTTTGGAAGGGAATCGTGCATACCACCCTCCGCTATCCGGAGCATAAGTACCTGATTGGGGGGGTGAGTATCAGCAATCAATTCTCCAATTTCTCTAAATCGTTGATGATCGAGTTTATGAAATCTCATTACTACGATCCATATGTGGCGCAATACATCAGGCCCAAAAAAGAATTTAAGGTGAAACTGAAGGATGCTGATAAAGAATTTGTGTTTGATGAAAGTGAAGCCGACTTGAACAAATTCGACCGACTGATCGAAGAAATGGAGCCCGGAAATCTCCGCCTCCCCGTGTTGATCAAAAAATACATCAAACAAAATGCAAAAGTGGTGGCCTTTAACGTGGATCCTCTATTCAATAATTCTGTTGATGGACTCATGTATATCCGCATCGCTGATCTTCCGGAAGATACCGTAAAGCCGGTGATGGAAGAATTTCAAGCCGAACTGGAGCAGAAATACGGTCTTAAAGCTCAGGATCAGGAAAAGGAATAG
- a CDS encoding arsenate reductase ArsC, with protein sequence MKHILVLCTGNSCRSQMAHGFLNHFLKHSGHANEASVYSAGIETHGLNPGAVSTMAQAGIDISQHTSNHVDEYAEIDWDFIITVCDHAQENCPVIYAPRAKRLHQNFFDPSKVSGTEKEREIAFAKAREEIKQFCQEFVAREF encoded by the coding sequence ATGAAGCATATTTTAGTCCTGTGCACGGGCAACAGCTGCCGCAGTCAGATGGCTCACGGCTTTTTAAATCACTTCCTCAAGCATTCAGGACACGCGAATGAGGCTAGCGTATATAGTGCAGGAATTGAAACCCATGGATTAAATCCCGGAGCGGTCTCGACGATGGCCCAAGCAGGCATCGATATTTCCCAGCACACCTCCAACCATGTAGATGAATATGCTGAAATCGACTGGGATTTCATCATCACGGTCTGTGACCATGCTCAAGAAAATTGTCCGGTGATCTATGCTCCAAGGGCCAAGCGCCTTCATCAGAATTTCTTCGACCCCTCTAAAGTATCCGGCACTGAGAAAGAGCGTGAGATCGCTTTCGCGAAAGCAAGGGAAGAGATCAAACAGTTTTGCCAGGAATTCGTCGCCCGGGAGTTTTAA
- a CDS encoding GNAT family N-acetyltransferase, producing the protein MHIRNFRKEDYPEIARIYEEGIATGMATFETLVPQYEVWNQRMLKAGRLVAFEGDQLIGWAGLSATSKRAVYQGVAEVSIYLDPRFRGKGYGKLLLEALITVSEEYGFWTLTASIFPQNKGSIALHESLGFRQLGRRERIAQLNGAWYDNLLFERRSKIVGI; encoded by the coding sequence GTGCATATTCGAAACTTTCGCAAAGAGGATTATCCGGAGATCGCCCGTATTTATGAAGAAGGCATTGCTACCGGCATGGCTACCTTCGAGACCTTAGTCCCTCAGTATGAAGTTTGGAATCAACGTATGCTGAAGGCAGGTCGACTGGTGGCCTTCGAGGGGGATCAACTGATTGGTTGGGCGGGACTTTCCGCTACCTCCAAAAGAGCCGTATATCAAGGAGTTGCCGAAGTCAGTATTTATCTGGATCCGCGATTTCGTGGCAAAGGCTACGGAAAATTGCTGCTGGAAGCACTGATCACCGTTAGCGAAGAGTACGGATTCTGGACACTGACCGCCAGTATCTTTCCACAAAATAAAGGGAGTATAGCCTTGCACGAGAGCCTCGGATTTAGGCAATTAGGCCGCAGAGAGCGCATAGCCCAGTTGAATGGAGCCTGGTACGACAACCTCCTCTTTGAACGTAGAAGTAAAATTGTAGGCATTTAA